In Arachis hypogaea cultivar Tifrunner chromosome 2, arahy.Tifrunner.gnm2.J5K5, whole genome shotgun sequence, a genomic segment contains:
- the LOC112740857 gene encoding uncharacterized protein isoform X1 yields the protein MSRKEQVGGMAKEEDSGSPSFFMQTKEDVAKAVATAMNSPRPSVMYPSKDNPRGSGIGSRSGSNSQLQRLQYQVTKMIKGFSRPSDVKYMNYNPEILTSQKRQWATNLQLQYMDHRSWKEPTKLFESMVICGLNPNSDIQELQSQYLFRKCGGQFRVEPNIEPQVLFVYPPEKQLPLRDKDLLSFCFPGGVEVHGIEKSPSLSQLNEILYGQEHIKQRDLSFVFRLQGADNSTLYGCCVLVEELVQKPSGLLSLISQKQPSNLSLRRYLLSTKRCYCILSRLPFFELHFGVLNSIFMQERLDRLTKSVGDLNLEFDDCYEETNSEGHSECVLVNERPLDDTDENPTVSQSTLGSLPAKFEGYSNPPEQQMVNVKLDTLKYRVNNENSMPVGPETQRKTLKEESIPAHFEDSDVYGDAFVTNKLSEDKRLPNAILPLLRNGQYESSESSCSFQSSPCEDRNFRSDPDDTETEDASISGQDDLNDLHDILEWAKANKCAPLQIISEYYCLGCPARGSTVRFHPLEHLHPVEYHRSHEIVLNLASSIVDLKSCSLARELAEAHRSLFAEEEATALSIWAVACICGTLRLENVLTFFAGALLEKQIAVVCSNLGILSASVLSVIPLIRPFRWQSLLMPVLPNDMLEFLDAPVPFVVGVKNKTNEVQSKLTSAILIDANRNQVRSPTIPQLPRQKELMSSLRPYHATLVGESYLGRKRPVYECTEVQVEAAKGFLSVLRSYLDSLCCNLRSHTITNVQSNDDKVSLLLKESFIDSFPNRDRAFMKLFVDTQLFSMHTDLVLSFFQKE from the exons ATGTCTAG GAAGGAACAAGTAGGTGGCATGGCAAAGGAGGAAGACTCGGGTAGCCCTTCATTTTTTATGCAGACAAAGGAGGATGTGGCTAAAGCTGTCGCTACTGCTATGAATTCTCCAAGGCCCTCTGTAATGTATCCATCAAAAGATAATCCTCGGGGAAGTGGGATTGGAAGTAGAAGTGGAAGTAATAGTCAACTTCAAAGGCTGCAGTATCAAGTTACAAAAATGATAAAAGGATTTTCGCGGCCTTCTGAtgttaaatatatgaattataatCCCGAAATTCTAACGAGTCAGAAACGTCAGTGGGCTACAAACTTACAGTTGCAGTACATG GACCATAGATCTTGGAAGGAGCCAACGAAACTGTTTGAAAGCATGGTGATTTGCGGACTTAATCCTAATAGTGATATCCAGGAACTGCAAAGTCAATATCTTTTTAGGAAGTGTGGAGGTCAATTTCGTGTAGAACCCAACATTGAACCTCAG GTCTTATTTGTTTACCCTCCAGAGAAACAGTTGCCTCTTAGAGACAAGGATCTTCTCTCTTTTTGCTTCCCTGGTGGCGTGGAG GTTCATGGTATTGAGAAAAGTCCCTCCTTGAGTCAGTTGAATGAAATTCTTTATGGGCAG GAACATATTAAACAGCGGGATCTGTCATTTGTATTTAGGTTACAG GGTGCTGATAATTCAACACTTTATGGGTGCTGTGTGTTAGTTGAAGAATTAGTGCAAAAGCCCTCTGGACTGCTCTCCCTGATTTCTCAAAAGCAGCCGTCTAACTTATCTCTTAGACGCTATTTATTGAGTACAAAGAGATGTTACTGCATTCTCTCAAGGCTCCCATTTTTCGAGTTGCATTTTGGCGTCTTGAACAG CATTTTCATGCAAGAACGGCTAGACAGGTTGACAAAAAGTGTTGGAGatttaaatttagagtttgatGATTGTTATGAAGAAACAAACTCAGAGGGACATTCAGAGTGTGTATTGGTAAATGAAAGACCATTAGATGATACTGATGAAAATCCAACTGTTTCTCAATCAACCTTAGGATCCTTACCTGCGAAATTTGAGGGTTACAGCAATCCTCCTGAGCAACAAATGGTAAATGTGAAGCTGGACACATTGAAGTATAGAGTCAATAATGAAAATTCCATGCCAGTTGGTCCTGAAACACAGAGAAAAACTTTGAAAGAAGAATCAATCCCTGCTCATTTTGAGGATAGTGATGTGTATGGAGATGCATTTGTGACAAACAAGCTTTCAGAAGATAAGCGTTTACCAAATGCTATTCTTCCACTCCTGCGTAATGGCCAGTATGAAAGCTCTGAATCATCCTGCAG CTTTCAAAGTTCACCGTGTGAAGATAGGAATTTCAGGAGTGATCCTGATGATACTGAGACAGAAGATGCATCTATCTCGGGCCAAGATGATTTAAATGACCTTCATGATATTCTTGAATGGGCCAAG GCAAATAAATGTGCTCCACTACAGATTATTAGTGAATATTATTGTTTAGGTTGCCCTGCAAGGGGTTCAACAGTTAGATTTCATCCGTTGGAGCACCTGCATCCTGTGGAATATCACCGATCACATGAGATAGTCCTAAACCTTGCTAGTTCAATTGTTGATTTGAAGTCTTGCAGTTTAGCTCGGGAATTAGCTGAG GCACATCGCTCTCTTTTTGCCGAGGAGGAGGCAACTGCATTATCTATATGGGCTGTTGCATGTATATGTGGTACCTTGAGACTTGAAAAT GTGTTAACATTCTTTGCAGGAGCACTACTAGAAAAACAGATAGCTGTTGTCTGTTCCAATTTG GGAATCTTATCTGCTTCAGTTTTGTCGGTTATTCCCCTAATCCGACCCTTCCGATGGCAAAGCTTGCTAATGCCG GTTTTACCAAATGACATGCTTGAATTTTTGGACGCACCTGTACCTTTTGTA GTTGGTGTCAAGAACAAGACCAATGAAGTTCAGTCAAAATTAACTAGTGCTATTCTGATTGATGCTAATAGAAACCAg GTAAGGTCTCCGACAATACCTCAACTTCCAAGACAGAAAGAGTTAATGTCTTCTTTACGTCCTTATCATGCTACTCTTGTGGGAGAAAGTTACTTGGGTAGGAAAAGGCCAGTGTATGAATGTACTGAAGTCCAG GTTGAAGCTGCCAAGGGATTCTTGTCAGTACTAAGATCTTACTTGGATTCCCTTTGCTGTAACCTCCGTTCTCACACCATAACCAATGTACAATCAAATGATGACAAG GTATCCTTGCTTTTGAAGGAGAGCTTCATTGACTCATTCCCAAATCGTGATCGGGCTTTCATGAAG CTTTTCGTCGATACACAGCTCTTTTCCATGCATACCGATCTTGTTCTCTCCTTTTTCCAGAAGGAGTAG
- the LOC112740857 gene encoding uncharacterized protein isoform X2 → MAKEEDSGSPSFFMQTKEDVAKAVATAMNSPRPSVMYPSKDNPRGSGIGSRSGSNSQLQRLQYQVTKMIKGFSRPSDVKYMNYNPEILTSQKRQWATNLQLQYMDHRSWKEPTKLFESMVICGLNPNSDIQELQSQYLFRKCGGQFRVEPNIEPQVLFVYPPEKQLPLRDKDLLSFCFPGGVEVHGIEKSPSLSQLNEILYGQEHIKQRDLSFVFRLQGADNSTLYGCCVLVEELVQKPSGLLSLISQKQPSNLSLRRYLLSTKRCYCILSRLPFFELHFGVLNSIFMQERLDRLTKSVGDLNLEFDDCYEETNSEGHSECVLVNERPLDDTDENPTVSQSTLGSLPAKFEGYSNPPEQQMVNVKLDTLKYRVNNENSMPVGPETQRKTLKEESIPAHFEDSDVYGDAFVTNKLSEDKRLPNAILPLLRNGQYESSESSCSFQSSPCEDRNFRSDPDDTETEDASISGQDDLNDLHDILEWAKANKCAPLQIISEYYCLGCPARGSTVRFHPLEHLHPVEYHRSHEIVLNLASSIVDLKSCSLARELAEAHRSLFAEEEATALSIWAVACICGTLRLENVLTFFAGALLEKQIAVVCSNLGILSASVLSVIPLIRPFRWQSLLMPVLPNDMLEFLDAPVPFVVGVKNKTNEVQSKLTSAILIDANRNQVRSPTIPQLPRQKELMSSLRPYHATLVGESYLGRKRPVYECTEVQVEAAKGFLSVLRSYLDSLCCNLRSHTITNVQSNDDKVSLLLKESFIDSFPNRDRAFMKLFVDTQLFSMHTDLVLSFFQKE, encoded by the exons ATGGCAAAGGAGGAAGACTCGGGTAGCCCTTCATTTTTTATGCAGACAAAGGAGGATGTGGCTAAAGCTGTCGCTACTGCTATGAATTCTCCAAGGCCCTCTGTAATGTATCCATCAAAAGATAATCCTCGGGGAAGTGGGATTGGAAGTAGAAGTGGAAGTAATAGTCAACTTCAAAGGCTGCAGTATCAAGTTACAAAAATGATAAAAGGATTTTCGCGGCCTTCTGAtgttaaatatatgaattataatCCCGAAATTCTAACGAGTCAGAAACGTCAGTGGGCTACAAACTTACAGTTGCAGTACATG GACCATAGATCTTGGAAGGAGCCAACGAAACTGTTTGAAAGCATGGTGATTTGCGGACTTAATCCTAATAGTGATATCCAGGAACTGCAAAGTCAATATCTTTTTAGGAAGTGTGGAGGTCAATTTCGTGTAGAACCCAACATTGAACCTCAG GTCTTATTTGTTTACCCTCCAGAGAAACAGTTGCCTCTTAGAGACAAGGATCTTCTCTCTTTTTGCTTCCCTGGTGGCGTGGAG GTTCATGGTATTGAGAAAAGTCCCTCCTTGAGTCAGTTGAATGAAATTCTTTATGGGCAG GAACATATTAAACAGCGGGATCTGTCATTTGTATTTAGGTTACAG GGTGCTGATAATTCAACACTTTATGGGTGCTGTGTGTTAGTTGAAGAATTAGTGCAAAAGCCCTCTGGACTGCTCTCCCTGATTTCTCAAAAGCAGCCGTCTAACTTATCTCTTAGACGCTATTTATTGAGTACAAAGAGATGTTACTGCATTCTCTCAAGGCTCCCATTTTTCGAGTTGCATTTTGGCGTCTTGAACAG CATTTTCATGCAAGAACGGCTAGACAGGTTGACAAAAAGTGTTGGAGatttaaatttagagtttgatGATTGTTATGAAGAAACAAACTCAGAGGGACATTCAGAGTGTGTATTGGTAAATGAAAGACCATTAGATGATACTGATGAAAATCCAACTGTTTCTCAATCAACCTTAGGATCCTTACCTGCGAAATTTGAGGGTTACAGCAATCCTCCTGAGCAACAAATGGTAAATGTGAAGCTGGACACATTGAAGTATAGAGTCAATAATGAAAATTCCATGCCAGTTGGTCCTGAAACACAGAGAAAAACTTTGAAAGAAGAATCAATCCCTGCTCATTTTGAGGATAGTGATGTGTATGGAGATGCATTTGTGACAAACAAGCTTTCAGAAGATAAGCGTTTACCAAATGCTATTCTTCCACTCCTGCGTAATGGCCAGTATGAAAGCTCTGAATCATCCTGCAG CTTTCAAAGTTCACCGTGTGAAGATAGGAATTTCAGGAGTGATCCTGATGATACTGAGACAGAAGATGCATCTATCTCGGGCCAAGATGATTTAAATGACCTTCATGATATTCTTGAATGGGCCAAG GCAAATAAATGTGCTCCACTACAGATTATTAGTGAATATTATTGTTTAGGTTGCCCTGCAAGGGGTTCAACAGTTAGATTTCATCCGTTGGAGCACCTGCATCCTGTGGAATATCACCGATCACATGAGATAGTCCTAAACCTTGCTAGTTCAATTGTTGATTTGAAGTCTTGCAGTTTAGCTCGGGAATTAGCTGAG GCACATCGCTCTCTTTTTGCCGAGGAGGAGGCAACTGCATTATCTATATGGGCTGTTGCATGTATATGTGGTACCTTGAGACTTGAAAAT GTGTTAACATTCTTTGCAGGAGCACTACTAGAAAAACAGATAGCTGTTGTCTGTTCCAATTTG GGAATCTTATCTGCTTCAGTTTTGTCGGTTATTCCCCTAATCCGACCCTTCCGATGGCAAAGCTTGCTAATGCCG GTTTTACCAAATGACATGCTTGAATTTTTGGACGCACCTGTACCTTTTGTA GTTGGTGTCAAGAACAAGACCAATGAAGTTCAGTCAAAATTAACTAGTGCTATTCTGATTGATGCTAATAGAAACCAg GTAAGGTCTCCGACAATACCTCAACTTCCAAGACAGAAAGAGTTAATGTCTTCTTTACGTCCTTATCATGCTACTCTTGTGGGAGAAAGTTACTTGGGTAGGAAAAGGCCAGTGTATGAATGTACTGAAGTCCAG GTTGAAGCTGCCAAGGGATTCTTGTCAGTACTAAGATCTTACTTGGATTCCCTTTGCTGTAACCTCCGTTCTCACACCATAACCAATGTACAATCAAATGATGACAAG GTATCCTTGCTTTTGAAGGAGAGCTTCATTGACTCATTCCCAAATCGTGATCGGGCTTTCATGAAG CTTTTCGTCGATACACAGCTCTTTTCCATGCATACCGATCTTGTTCTCTCCTTTTTCCAGAAGGAGTAG